GTGAAGGCGATTGAAACCTCTCTTCTATCGTCTGCAGTTCATCCCAATGAATTGAATTCTTCGCTATCAGCCGAAAACATCTCTACCTCGACAAGTGTCAGCGATTGCGTAGAAAGCATCAACACCGGGTCGACAACAGGCTTTACCATAACCTGCAATTGTACTGTTGATGGTGAAGCTTCCGGGACCATCACGACGGTTTTTAGTTCTGACAGGACCGAACAGAGCTGTCAAACGACGAATGGAGATAGCGGTTCATCTTCAAGCATCAGCGGCAACATCACCATAACTTTCGACCAATGTGTTATTGAAGAATGCGGCGAGAGTTTGACGCTTACGGGCAGCATTCAGGGTACCGTTGAATATAGCTTCAGTGGATGCACTTCCTCTGAAACTCTGACCGCCACGTTTGGAACTGAAAGTGAATGTTCGGGGTTAGTTACGACTCATGAAGATAGTTCTACGGATACGGTTGGGTTTTCAGCAATATGGAGCACGGGGACCAGCGGAGACTCTCAGAGTGGCAGCGCATGTATTAATAATGAAGTGGCGGAGTTGGATGATCTGGATGATCTGTGCAGTCAGCAATCCGGAGAATCGTGCAACACCGCAACGGTTTCATGCGCCAGCGACTTTGCTTGTCAACTTTTTGCAGACAATAATTCCAATGATGCGTTCAATACAGACAATGTTGCCTGTGTGAGTGGTTGCTGTGTTGTTTCCGAAACCGGGCGATGCTCCGACAGTGAAGACAACGACTTTGATGGCAATACCGATTGCAATGACTCCGATTGTTCAGCTGACCCCTATTGCCAAGTAGGTCCTTGTGGTTCGGGCACAATCTCCTGCACCAGTGATTTTGCCTGTCAGGTGTTTGCTGATACCGATCTCACCGACCCATTTACGACAAGCAATGTGAGTTGCGTGAGCAACTGTTGCGTTGCCGAGACCCTTTATGAAACCGGAGAATGCACCGATGGAAGTGATAACGATTTTGATGGAACCACAGACTGTAATGATTCCGATTGTGCAGGGGATCTTGCCTGCGGTGCAAGGCTCCCCTGTACCAACGCTTGGCAGTGCCAGGCATTGGCTGCTGGCACGTCACTTGCGGAAGCTACCCCTTCTTGTCTTCGCTACGACACTACTGATTCACGATATCGCTACAATGACGGTTCTTGTTTTTATGACTGCACAACCGCTACTAACCCCTCTGATTGTCTAAGCTCATGTTTGGACATAGCAAAACAACAATCTCAAGGTGGATTCATTAACTATCAGGATCAAGTTTGTCGATTTTATCCCCCTCCGCATTAACTTATTGGAGGAGTTTTGAGAGTTGTTTTTTAATCTGTGCGAGAGTGGTCGTGATGAGCTGTGCCGGCAAAAGCTTATTAAAGTCGCTGACCGCATCCTCCAGATGCCGCCCCCGTTCTTGCAAGTCTTCCAACAAATGTTCAAGGTTTTGGGTTGGAAAGGCCACTGTTTTGGCTGTTTGTTCCCAATGTCGTTTTTGGATTTGCCCGAGATGACAATGTTTTTTATCTCCGATGGCCCCCAGCAGAAAAAAAACAAGCTGTGCCCTCATGAATTCCAATCGGTCACGTTCGCGTCGGTCGGAGGCATTCAGAAAATCCCTTAAAGGGGATAAACAATTTTTATCCTTATTTTACTTTTTATTTTCTCAGTCATAGATATTTTCACCCAAAAAATAGCTTTCCTTTATCGTAATTTTACGATAAAGTAGGCCGATGTCAAAAAAAGAAAAAGAGTGTTGTCCTGAAAATAACAAGCGCATTCGGCGTAATGTAAATCCAGGCCAAGATCAGGAGAACTTGGCCCGAATTGCCAAGGCATTGGGGCATCCCATCCGTCTTGAAATCCTTACTATTCTAAAAAAAACTAAGGGCTGCATTTGCGGGGACCTTGTTGATCAGTTGCCGTTGTCGCAGGCAACGGTGTCTCAGCACCTCAAGGTATTGAAAAAGGTGGGGCTGATTCGCGGTGAAATTAGAGGGCCGTCTACGTGTTATTGTCTTGAACCCATCTCATTACGCCAATTTAAAATGTTGGTGAAAAATCTCTAAAGGAGAAACCCACTATGGAAAAATTGAACATATTGTTTTTGTGTACAGGGAATTCGTGCCGAAGCCAGATGGCTGAAGGTTGGGTTCGACATATGAAAGCCGACAGCATCAATGCGTATTCCGCTGGCATAAACCCCCACGGGCTCGATTCCCGTGCCGTTTTAGTCATGAAGGAGGTGGGTATAGATATATCCCATCACCAGTCAAAACATGTGGATCATGTGCTGGGCATCCCTTTTGATTACGTCATTACGGTTTGCTCTCATGCCCATGAAACCTGCCCGGTATTTCCTGGAAAGGCTACGAAGATACACCACCCGTTTGACGATCCACCACGATTGGCAAAAGCCATGGCAGATCGGGGTGCTTCTGAAGAGGATCAGCTGAATTGCTACCGAAAGGTTCGAGATGAAATCAAAGCGTTTGTGGACACCTTGCCAGAATCACTGAACAAAGCAAAAAAAGGATTCATCGCAAAAATTGTCGATCAACTCGACAAAAAGCTCGAAGATAAAGCCAAAAAAACATCATGCTGCACAGGCAATAAAAAAGGAGGCTCCTCTTGCTGTTAAAATTTGCCGATTGGCTGACATATGATGTGATGCGTCTTGGCCCCGATACGCACATAGGAGGAGCAGTAAATTTTTTTGTTTATGATTCAATCAAGATTATGCTGCTACTCTTCTTTTTGATCGCGATGATCGGCTTTATCAGAACCTATTTGCCACAGCACAAGATAAAACGTTGGATGTCTCGAAAAGGGGGTCTTGGTAACGTATTTGCATCTCTCTTTGGTGCGGTAACACCATTTTGTTCCTGTTCATCGATACCGCTTTTCTTCGGGTTTCTGGAGGCCGGTGTCCCATTGGGCATAACATTTTCATTTCTGATCACATCCCCACTGATTAATGAATACCTGGTGGTGATCATGTTGGGTCTGTTTGGTTGGAAAATCACAACACTCTATGTGTTGAGCGGTTTGGGGATTGGCATTCTCTCGGGAATAATATTGGGTCGCATGAAACTTG
This DNA window, taken from Deltaproteobacteria bacterium, encodes the following:
- a CDS encoding arsenate reductase ArsC; translated protein: MEKLNILFLCTGNSCRSQMAEGWVRHMKADSINAYSAGINPHGLDSRAVLVMKEVGIDISHHQSKHVDHVLGIPFDYVITVCSHAHETCPVFPGKATKIHHPFDDPPRLAKAMADRGASEEDQLNCYRKVRDEIKAFVDTLPESLNKAKKGFIAKIVDQLDKKLEDKAKKTSCCTGNKKGGSSCC
- a CDS encoding winged helix-turn-helix transcriptional regulator, which encodes MSKKEKECCPENNKRIRRNVNPGQDQENLARIAKALGHPIRLEILTILKKTKGCICGDLVDQLPLSQATVSQHLKVLKKVGLIRGEIRGPSTCYCLEPISLRQFKMLVKNL